A stretch of Fusarium poae strain DAOMC 252244 chromosome 2, whole genome shotgun sequence DNA encodes these proteins:
- a CDS encoding hypothetical protein (TransMembrane:11 (i117-141o147-170i182-202o208-227i248-266o278-296i317-336o356-374i386-404o410-430i520-541o)~BUSCO:25891at5125): MRDDLFTSEEPGVLVPESQRDDPEDVIQNREDEPLLHAPDEDTWKPPRGFTWIQLAIMSNVFLYGLDSTITAATYAVISSEFDAANTASWLTTSYLITSTAFQPLYGRVSDIFGRRLCFFISTVTFALGCLGCGLASNVIFLNVMRALTGFGGGGLMTMATIVNSDMIPFRKRGMYQALQNGIYGFGAISGACFGGSIADHIGWRWCFLLQVPVSIAAFIVGALAISDQTTYFVSENNLGAVWKRVDFTGSLLMVMSVSVQLLGLSLGGNELPWSSPWVVGCLIGSIALFALFFLVEARTGAIPVIPLRLLQGRLPISTQIANVCAGMAAYGYLFMLPLFFQVVLLDSATTAGARLAIPSLATPIGGVIAGVVMSRWGKLLTLVRIGAFMMVLGNGLVASLQFHDSKWKYFIYVFPANLGQGMIYPGILFTSLASFSHSDHAVTASTVYLVRSMGTVWGVSTTSAIVQTTLSTRLPEALTGVPDKWSIIEQIRHSVDYIHELPLDLQLKVRLVYYDGIRYAFGVSTAVAVIGFCAACIASGTSLRTTHNHEILSNTQYGVATIWLVATVGNSSQKRLTRKAIQGVDVPKACETIIDPGAPLALRLQGNLLYGVSRVYSQQCHYVLSDAEKTQSHMMTFFRAMNTNETDPNAGKSKRHQITLQDDSSFDPLSTVPKLDLLASVDDLVFLSTQLSTQNNVSQMTPLTQGTSSSGRGNSLLNFGFPQSSQSGRSYRLPTDLDLDLTQPFHAQDSFEEFNPFGEDIANIPDLDLNFDIDGNLVDFGDLEPELPALPGTVAYEEQLHIQAANAANIGSNKVHDPGDNVIIMGEDPLPDAEPFPKRPTAKQPTSNGEPTTTSTTETLEVKAPLRRGRPRRKHQMIDKKDYVPSATIRGWYSAYPESMKALLKLRPATTTTQARRNAKAFLFGNGLAGVARTPLGRAHPLAGTFSGMALLAQLQGRDPEPEPELQSRGRRRTSAEAFPDEQDEERNIRQRTGNQNDGNELGRGYDNNAGAVIFGEDLAPEMGLDAAKGLEDRHSSSMAPWSRPPSIAPGSSLRGQGSVQKRLPAPSPLHGRGSVVRSIERFSDLPDLPHNSDDVAMLHSQDSSMGDEGFMGGFDFTNGNDTQNSGVIDSFALDFLGYATARAQERGYTRPHDRTGRRWIDFHTLTEELDDPGSTKKFVSEAFMHVLVLATKTAIAVEQEGIANNQPFGTIRIGLTVSEQGVDDMVDELA; the protein is encoded by the exons ATGCGAGATGATTTATTTACCTCtgaagaacctggagtactagTACCTGAGTCACAGAGAGATGACCCCGAAGATGTCATTCAGAATCGTGAAGACGAACCACTACTTCACGCACCCGATGAGGATACATGGAAACCTCCACGGGGGTTCACATGGATCCAGCTAGCTATCATGTCCAACGTCTTTCTTTATGGGCTCGACAGTACAATCACTGCTGCTACATATGCGGTCATCAGCTCTGAGTTTGATGCGGCTAACACAGCTTCATGGTTGACTACTTCATATCTTATCACAAGCACGGCGTTTCAGCCACTCTATGGAAGAGTGTCTGATATCTTTGGTCGACGTCtgtgcttcttcatctcgacCGTCACCTTTGCTCTTGGATGCCTTGGGTGCGGTCTTGCGAGCAACGTGATTTTTCTCAACGTCATGAGGGCGTTGACCGGCTTTGGTGGAGGAGGCCTGATGACAATGG CCACTATCGTCAATTCAGATATGATACCATTCCGTAAACGTGGAATGTATCAAGCCCTTCAGAACGGCATCTATGGGTTTGGAGCCATCTCTGGAGCCTGCTTTGGAGGCTCGATTGCAGATCATATCGGATGGCGATGGTGTTTCCTGCTTCAAGTCCCGGTCTCGATTGCAGCCTTTATCGTTGGAGCTTTGGCTATCTCTGACCAAACCACATATTTCGTATCTGAAAACAACCTGGGTGCCGTCTGGAAGAGGGTTGACTTTACCGGTTCTCTACTGATGGTCATGTCAGTCTCTGTTCAACTCTTGGGACTAAGTCTCGGAGGCAATGAGCTACCTTGGAGCAGTCCTTGGGTCGTTGGATGTTTGATCGGTAGCATCGCTTTATTCGCATTGTTTTTTCTTGTCGAGGCAAGGACGGGTGCTATTCCAGTAATACCTCTCCGTTTGCTACAAGGAAGGCTCCCTATTTCGACGCAGATTGCAAATGTCTGCGCAGGTATGGCCGCTTATGGA TACCTGTTCATGCTCCCGCTCTTCTTCCAAgttgttcttcttgactCAGCTACCACCGCCGGAGCCCGGCTTGCAATTCCATCTCTGGCAACCCCAATCGGCGGTGTTATCGCTGGTGTCGTAATGTCTCGCTGGGGAAAATTACTCACTCTTGTGCGCATTGGAGCTTTCATGATGGTATTAGGGAATGGCTTAGTAGCTTCGTTACAGTTCCATGACTCAAAGTGGAAGTACTTTATTTATGTCTTTCCAGCGAACCTTGGCCAGGGTATGATCTATCCCGGAATTCTCTTTACTTCACTCGCTTCATTCTCGCATTCCG ATCATGCAGTTACCGCCTCAACAGTGTATCTTGTCCGTTCCATGGGAACGGTTTGGGGCGTTTCTACCACTTCTGCCATTGTGCAGACCACTCTCAGCACCCGCTTGCCGGAAGCATTGACTGGCGTGCCAGATAAATGGAGC ATCATCGAGCAAATTCGACACTCGGTCGATTACATTCATGAGCTCCCCTTAGACCTGCAACTCAAGGTTCGATTAGTCTATTATGATGGGATCAGATATGCCTTTGGTGTCTCAACCGCCGTTGCTGTTATAGGGTTCTGCGCCGCTTGCATCGCTAGCGGAACCAGTCTTCGAACTACTCACAA TCACGAGA TTCTCAGCAACACCCAGTATGGGGTCGCTACTATCTG GCTCGTCGCTACCGTGGGAAATAGCAGCCAGAAACGTCTGACTCGTAAAGCAATCCAAGGCGTTGACGTTCCAAAGGCATGCGAGACTATCATTGACCCAGGGGCCCCCTTGGCCTTACGCCTTCAGGGGAATCTCCTTTATGGAGTTTCTCGGGTCTATTCTCAGCAATGCCATTATGTTCTTTCAGATGCTGAAAAGACACAATCACACATGATGACATTCTTTCGGGCCATGAACACAAACGAAACAGACCCAAACGCGGGCAAGTCAAA GCGACACCAAATTACCCTCCAAGACGATTCATCCTTTGATCCTTTGTCCACTGTCCCAAAACTAGATCTCTTGGCTAGTGTCGATGATTTGGTTTTCCTTTCAACTCAATTGTCGACGCAGAACAATGTCTCTCAAATGACCCCCCTGACACAAGGTACAAGTTCTTCTGGCCGGGGTAACTCACTCTTGAACTTTGGTTTCCCGCAGTCTTCTCAATCTGGTCGGAGCTATCGTCTTCCAACTGACCTCGACCTCGATTTGACGCAGCCATTTCATGCACAAGATTCATTCGAAGAATTCAACCCTTTCGGGGAAGATATAGCAAATATTCCCGATCTTGATCTCAACTTCGATATTGACGGAAACCTCGTTGATTTTGGCGATCTCGAGCCAGAGCTTCCCGCTCTTCCTGGAACCGTAGCATACGAAGAACAACTCCACATCCAAGCAGCCAACGCAGCCAACATTGGCTCTAACAAAGTGCACGACCCAGGTGACAACGTGATCATCATGGGCGAGGATCCTCTGCCTGACGCTGAACCATTTCCCAAGCGACCAACTGCTAAACAGCCTACATCTAACGGCGAACCAACCACTACATCGACAACCGAGACTCTGGAAGTCAAGGCCCCTTTACGACGGGGAAGGCCACGACGGAAACACCAAATGATTGACAAGAAGGACTATGTCCCTTCAGCTACGATTCGAGGATGGTATTCGGCCTATCCTGAAAGCATGAAAGCTCTTCTCAAATTACGCCCAGCAACTACGACAACCCAAGCCCGCCGCAACGCCAAAGCCTTCCTTTTCGGCAATGGACTTGCTGGTGTCGCCAGAACTCCATTAGGGAGGGCCCACCCTCTTGCTGGGACGTTTTCCGGTATGGCCCTGTTGGCGCAGCTCCAGGGACGAGATCCCGAACCAGAGCCAGAGCTTCAGTCTCGAGGTCGCCGTCGTACATCGGCCGAAGCTTTTCCAGATGAGCAAGATGAAGAGCGAAACATCCGTCAGAGAACTGGAAATCAGAATGATGGCAACGAATTAGGACGTGGTTATGACAACAACGCGGGGGCAGTCATATTCGGCGAAGATCTCGCCCCCGAGATGGGGTTAGATGCAGCAAAGGGTCTTGAAGACCGTCACTCATCTTCCATGGCTCCATGGAGCCGTCCTCCCTCTATCGCGCCTGGCTCATCACTTCGAGGGCAGGGAAGTGTGCAGAAAAGGCTTCCTGCGCCAAGTCCCCTGCATGGCCGCGGTAGTGTGGTTCGCTCTATTGAGCGCTTCAGCGATCTTCCTGACTTGCCTCACAATTCCGACGACGTGGCAATGTTGCACTCACAAGACTCTTCCATGGGCGATGAAGGGTTTATGGGCGGATTTGATTTTACCAATGGGAACGACACACAGAACTCCGGCGTTATCGATTCTTTTGCTCTTGATTTTTTGGGTTACGCCACTGCTCGGGCACAGGAAAGGGGCTATACTCGCCCCCATGATCGGACTGGCCGTCGCTGGATTGACTTCCATACACTCACCGAGGAGCTCGACGATCCGGGCAGCACAAAGAAGTTTGTTTCAGAGGCGTTTATGCATGTTCTAGTTCTTGCCACCAAAACCGCTATCGCCGTGGAGCAAGAAGGCATTGCGAACAACCAACCTTTTGGTACTATCCGCATCGGACTCACTGTTTCCGAGCAAGGCGTCGATGACATGGTCGACGAGCTGGCGTAA